The sequence below is a genomic window from Sorangiineae bacterium MSr12523.
CGGCCTTTTCGTTCATGGTCGGCTCCTTTTCCCCGAGGCTATCACCACATCGAGCCGCCCGCGCCATTGTCGAGGCCGAGTGCAATTTGGCAGCACGATGTGCCAGACACTCGAATAGGAGAGTGCAATTCGAGATATAGCGCCACGCGCCTCACGGTCAGCGCGGAATACCCATTTCACGATACCAGCGGGCGAGGACGCGCTCTTCGGCGTAGTGCTCCTCCGGAGAAATGGCATGATCGGTATTCACGACGTCCAACTCGACCCAGCCGTCGTGCCAATGCGTGAGGTACGGGGCGGAAGCGGTGACCACATCGGATGGGGTGAGCCAATAACGCGCATCGGCATAAGGTCGCAATGTGCGCTCGTTGCCCGTATCGGTGGTGCTGACATTGACAATGACGCCACGGACGCTCCCCGGCATGAGGGCGCTGACGCGGCGAATGAAGCCGCGCAGGAGATCTTTCGAGCGCGTGTAGGACTGCCATTGGCGCACGCGGTACTTGTCGGCGACGGAGCCGAACGCGCAGAGCGTGAGCCGGCAGCACGAGCTCCGCGCAAGCTCGAGCAGCGCGGTGGCGATGTTGACGAAGGTCGTCACGTTCGAGTGGTAGACGGTGTCGTCGATGCCATCGCAATCGGCATCGTGCTTGGGGGCGCCGTCGGCTTCGAAAGCGAAGGCGCCCACGGCATGCA
It includes:
- a CDS encoding SDR family oxidoreductase; amino-acid sequence: MVRLDGPGASPASEPALRSHVLVVTGAAAAMGRAYLDHFASLPGWRGVGVTRRRPPSASPHAFLDGVDLLDADVTSRSLQHLAPTAADELVLVHAVGAFAFEADGAPKHDADCDGIDDTVYHSNVTTFVNIATALLELARSSCCRLTLCAFGSVADKYRVRQWQSYTRSKDLLRGFIRRVSALMPGSVRGVIVNVSTTDTGNERTLRPYADARYWLTPSDVVTASAPYLTHWHDGWVELDVVNTDHAISPEEHYAEERVLARWYREMGIPR